One genomic window of Etheostoma spectabile isolate EspeVRDwgs_2016 chromosome 5, UIUC_Espe_1.0, whole genome shotgun sequence includes the following:
- the LOC116689498 gene encoding P2Y purinoceptor 4-like yields the protein MSGVDKVHLAPPLVATHEGTQDEEVLCVLHWAQHTEDNFNTGVRNKKIFEKMKPLVVSSQLGNSSNDSGSCLGESQHMSIAVLLCLVFFLGFLLNTFSLWVFCCRLTHWTCGTTLQFHLALSDAIATPVTPMMAVYFAMGNDWPFGRFLCQVKIALLSSHFYGSTIFLTLISIHRYTAVVHYNRSSCMKRKKFVRKLCAGIWSLLLIQALIYALLLPPSKEGRNSHCLSIHQRNLSDTYFVLNFILFIFGFLLPFLLSAVCYGRLTNTLTHLNISTPKGLNVKVKSQRMIALCLVIFGLCFLPLNVVRTVGVIFKKYYPQECHVLLQIETAYYASWIIAGVNSCLDPLLYCFASQKFRDAFQSLRIGKVEGLPRTDSEITANQ from the exons atgtcCGGTGTCGATAAAGTTCATTTGGCACCTCCCCTGGTAGCTACACATGAAGGCACTCAGGATGAggaagtgttgtgtgtgttacacTGGGCTCAACATACTGAGGACAACTTCAATACTG GTGTGAGAAACAAGAAGATCTTTGAGAAGATGAAGCCTCTGGTGGTTTCCTCCCAGCTTGGGAACAGCAGTAATGACTCTGGATCTTGTCTGGGGGAGAGCCAGCACATGTCTATTGCTGTCCTCCTGTGCCTGGTCTTCTTCCTGGGCTTCCTCCTGAACACCTTCAGCCTCTGGGTCTTCTGCTGCCGGTTGACTCACTGGACCTGTGGAACCACACTGCAGTTCCACCTGGCCCTCAGCGACGCCATTGCCACCCCAGTCACTCCCATGATGGCAGTGTACTTTGCCATGGGCAATGATTGGCCCTTTGGTAGGTTCCTGTGCCAAGTCAAGATTGCCCTGCTTAGTTCGCATTTCTACGGCAGCACCATATTCCTCACTCTCATCAGCATCCATCGGTACACAGCCGTGGTGCACTACAACAGAAGCTCCTGCATGAAACGGAAGAAGTTTGTCAGGAAGCTGTGTGCAGGAATTTGGTCTCTGCTATTGATTCAGGCTCTGATCTACGCTTTATTGCTTCCTCCAAGTAAGGAGGGCAGAAACAGTCACTGCCTCTCCATCCATCAGAGGAACCTATCAGACACCTACTTTGTCCTTAACTTCATCCTGTTCATCTTTGGGTTTCTACTCCCTTTTCTTCTGTCAGCTGTTTGCTATGGCCGTCTGACGAACACCTTAACTCACCTCAACATCAGCACGCCTAAAGGTCTAAATGTCAAGGTGAAATCTCAGAGGATGATCGCCCTGTGTCTGGTGATATTTGGATTGTGCTTCTTGCCTCTGAACGTGGTACGAACTGTGGgagttatatttaaaaaatattaccCTCAAGAATGCCATGTTCTTCTCCAGATCGAGACAGCGTATTATGCATCCTGGATTATAGCAGGGGTGAACAGCTGCCTGGATCCTTTGCTGTACTGTTTTGCTTCGCAAAAGTTTCGAGATGCATTTCAGTCTCTTAGGATTGGGAAGGTAGAAGGTCTGCCAAGAACTGATTCAGAAATCACTGCAAATCAGTAG